A region from the Triticum urartu cultivar G1812 chromosome 1, Tu2.1, whole genome shotgun sequence genome encodes:
- the LOC125533219 gene encoding stachyose synthase: MASSSSQFAFSLHDGSLTVGGAVHLSGVPSNVALSPFQVDPSSSDAPAHLLEQATAATGRGAFLGFTAPAATDRTPCRIGQLAGRRFLSVFRFKTWWSTMRAGDKGRDVQPETQWVLLDAPELGPGGCVFVLPLVQGSFRSAIFPSEDDEDGLVLCAESGSPAVTGTDFGRIAYVHAGTDPYKVIREAYVAARVHPRKMLIEEKALPPTAERFGWCTWDAFYLTVDPAGVWQGVSEFTDAGVPPGFIVIDDGWQSANRDDDPPHADTPGLVLCGGQMTARLYRLDEGERFRRYREGGDGGEVGLKAFLKDMRQRFPSLDDVYVWQALCGAWGGVRPGTAALDTVVEPARLSPGLAGTMDDLAVDRIVEGGIGLVQPQHAVKLYDAMHSCLAGAGVTGVKVDVINTLEYVCAEHGGRVELAKAYYAGLSDSIAANFEGTGIIASMEQCNDFFFLGTRQVSMARAGDDFWLGNGDDAYWLQGVHMVNCSYNSLWMGQFVRPDWDMFQSDHVCAAFHAASRAVSGSPIYVSDSLGCHNFALLKTLVFPDGTLPLCLHYALPTRDCLFKNPLSDQETVLKMWNLNKFGGVIGAFNCQGAGWDPAERRIRGHAHCYKAVTGEVHPTDVEWGQREETAAMANAAEFAVYKHHSGELFLMTPQSEPIHFTLQPSSYEIFTFAPVTPVAGGATQFASVGVVDMLNCGGAEVMVKVKGAGRLVVYSSARPERCTVDGSEAAFEWGVGGKLEVAVSWKKDKEGGSEVVFSY; encoded by the exons ATGGCATCATCATCGTCCCAGTTCGCATTCTCCCTGCACGACGGCAGCCTCACCGTCGGCGGAGCCGTGCACCTCTCCGGCGTGCCGTCCAACGTTGCGCTCTCCCCATTCCAGGTCGACCCGTCGTCCTCTGATGCGCCGGCACACCTTCTCGAGCAGGCCACGGCCGCCACGGGCCGCGGCGCTTTCCTCGGCTTCACGGCCCCGGCCGCCACCGACCGCACGCCGTGCCGCATCGGCCAGTTGGCCGGCCGGAGGTTCCTCAGCGTGTTCCGCTTCAAGACGTGGTGGAGCACCATGCGCGCCGGCGACAAAGGCCGCGACGTGCAGCCCGAGACGCAGTGGGTGCTCCTCGACGCCCCCGAGCTCGGCCCCGGCGGGTGCGTCTTCGTGCTCCCGCTCGTGCAGGGCAGCTTCCGCTCCGCCATCTTCCCCTCGGAGGACGACGAGGACGGCCTCGTGCTCTGCGCCGAGAGCGGATCGCCGGCTGTCACCGGCACGGACTTCGGGCGCATAGCCTACGTGCACGCCGGCACCGACCCCTACAAGGTCATCCGCGAGGCCTACGTTGCCGCCCGGGTGCACCCAAG aaaaatg CTCATCGAGGAGAAGGCCCTGCCGCCCACGGCGGAGCGGTTCGGTTGGTGCACCTGGGACGCGTTCTACCTCACCGTAGACCCCGCCGGCGTCTGGCAGGGCGTCTCGGAGTTTACCGACGCCGGCGTGCCGCCCGGCTTCATCGTCATCGACGACGGTTGGCAGAGCGCGAACCGTGACGACGACCCCCCACACGCCGACACGCCGGGGCTCGTCCTCTGCGGCGGGCAGATGACGGCACGCCTCTACCGCTTGGACGAGGGCGAGCGCTTCCGGCGGTACAGGGAGG gtggcgacggcggcgaggtGGGGCTGAAGGCGTTCCTCAAGGACATGAGGCAGAGGTTCCCATCGCTGGACGACGTGTACGTGTGGCAGGCTCTCTGCGGCGCGTGGGGCGGCGTGCGTCCGGGCACGGCGGCACTGGACACCGTCGTCGAGCCCGCGCGCCTCTCCCCTGGCCTGGCGGGCACCATGGACGACCTGGCCGTGGACCGCATAGTGGAGGGCGGCATCGGGCTGGTGCAGCCGCAGCACGCCGTTAAGCTGTACGACGCCATGCACTCGTGCCTCGCCGGCGCCGGGGTGACGGGCGTGAAGGTGGACGTGATCAACACGCTGGAGTACGTGTGCGCGGAGCATGGCGGCCGCGTGGAGCTCGCCAAGGCCTACTACGCCGGGCTCTCTGATTCCATCGCCGCCAACTTCGAGGGCACGGGCATCATCGCGAGCATGGAGCAGTGCAACGACTTCTTTTTCCTGGGGACGAGGCAGGTGTCCATGGCCCGTGCCGGCGATGACTTCTGGTTGGGCAACGGTGACGACGCCTACTGGCTGCAGGGCGTGCACATGGTGAACTGCTCCTACAACAGCCTGTGGATGGGCCAGTTCGTACGCCCGGACTGGGACATGTTCCAGTCGGACCACGTGTGCGCCGCTTTCCACGCCGCCTCCCGCGCCGTCTCCGGCAGCCCCATCTACGTGAGTGACTCCCTTGGCTGCCATAACTTTGCCTTGCTCAAGACCCTTGTGTTCCCGGACGGTACCCTGCCGCTGTGCCTCCATTATGCATTGCCCACCAGAGACTGCCTCTTCAAGAACCCTCTCTCGGATCAGGAGACTGTCCTCAAGATGTGGAACCTCAACAAG TTTGGAGGTGTGATTGGGGCGTTCAACTGCCAGGGAGCAGGCTGGGACCCCGCAGAGCGCCGCATCCGAGGCCACGCACATTGCTACAAGGCAGTCACCGGCGAGGTCCACCCAACTGATGTCGAGTGGGGGCAGAGGGAAGAGACGGCAGCCATGGCCAACGCGGCAGAGTTCGCCGTGTACAAGCACCACTCTGGGGAGCTGTTCCTGATGACCCCTCAGTCGGAGCCCATCCACTTCACCCTGCAGCCATCCTCGTACGAGATATTCACATTTGCTCCGGTGACGCCAGTGGCAGGTGGGGCCACCCAGTTTGCGTCGGTCGGCGTGGTCGACATGCTCAACTGCGGTGGCGCGGAGGTGATGGTGAAGGTGAAGGGGGCGGGGAGGCTGGTGGTCTACTCATCGGCGAGGCCGGAGAGGTGCACGGTGGACGGGTCTGAGGCTGCGTTCGAATGGGGAGTTGGCGGGAAGCTGGAGGTTGCTGTCTCTTGGAAGAAGGACAAGGAGGGCGGCTC